One region of Chrysemys picta bellii isolate R12L10 chromosome 21, ASM1138683v2, whole genome shotgun sequence genomic DNA includes:
- the ZMYND12 gene encoding zinc finger MYND domain-containing protein 12 codes for MEQLLHRQKHLVDLTHKVAQKFVFEGKHEEAIPAALHSLRFSIDTCGPDSVELVPAYLILAEASTGLGHLTQAEEYLSQAQWIVLKTSDCSNGIQSKLHRNLGLLYAAKGNFEESLYHLATDIYFASCAFGTHDISTSGGYFHMANVFFRQNKMDIADSLYTEVTDIWHAHFSRLIRVQSQTLTSPAEINILSEEEEISEEPLNEAQQAEASQVLNAILDIKEQAPKQQPAKTASVVHALAMLHYLILDLPKAHELGMKAFLIAKQLPNQDASEAIHRLLKLIKSKLCYTK; via the exons atggaacagcttcttcACAGGCAG AAACACTTAGTTGACCTTACTCACAAAGTGGCCCAGAAGTTTGTGTTTGAAGGAAAACATGAAGAAGCAATTCCTGCAGCTTTACATTCACTGCGTTTCAGCATTGATACCTGTGGTCCAGATTCTGTGGAATTAGTTCCTGCTTATCTCATCTTAGCTGAGGCTAGCACTG GTCTTGGCCATCTTACCCAGGCAGAGGAATACCTCTCACAAGCTCAATGGATTGTCCTCAAAACTTCTGACTGCAGTAATGGCATTCAGTCTAAATTGCATCGTAACCTGGGTCTCCTCTATGCTGctaaaggaaattttgaagagTCTTTATACCACCTGGCTACTGAT aTTTACTTTGCCAGTTGTGCATTTGGAACACATGACATTAGTACATCTGGAGGTTATTTCCACATGGCTAATGTGTTCTTTCGTCAGAACAAaatggacattgcagactcactATACACTGAG GTAACTGATATCTGGCATGCCCATTTCAGTAGACTGATTCGAGTCCAATCACAAACTCTCACGTCTCCAGCAGAAATTAATATATTGTCTGAAGAAGAGGAAATCAGTGAAGAACCTCTGA ATGAAGCTCAGCAAGCCGAAGCAAGTCAAGTACTGAACGCAATATTAGATATCAAAGAACAGGCACCAAAGCAACAACCTGCTAAAACTGCCAGCGTTGTACATGCTCTCGCAATGCTTCATTACTTGATCTTGGATTTACCAAAG GCTCATGAACTTGGGATGAAAGCTTTTCTAATAGCCAAACAGCTGCCAAACCAAGATGCATCAGAAGCTATTCATCGTCTCTTAAAATTGATTAAATCCAAACTTTGCTACACAAAATAG